The Oncorhynchus clarkii lewisi isolate Uvic-CL-2024 chromosome 20, UVic_Ocla_1.0, whole genome shotgun sequence nucleotide sequence ctaataataataacaataataataatttactactgctactaataataataataataataataatgaaattactactactactactactactaataataataataataattattactattattatattactactactactactactactactattactaatacatttactactactactactatgctaataataataataattgtacaactataataatattactactactactactactaataataataactactactactactactaatactactactactaataataataataatattattattattattatattactactactactactactactactactaataatacatgtactactactactgctactgctactatgctaataataataataatataattataactataataatattactaccactactactactactaataataatatcactactactactaataataataataatattaacaataATACTGATAATATTACCAccacaactgctactactactactaataatagtaataataatattaccactactactactacttctactactactactactactactaatactactattaccactactactactactactactactaataataataataatttaccacaactactactactaatactaataatattgccactactactaccactactactactatgaacaataatattattactactactaataatactaataataataatactaacaataataataataatattaccactacaactgctactactactactactactactactaataataataataatattactactattactactactactactattactactaataataataatagtagtaccactactactacgaataataataataataccactactcctaataataatattattactaccactcctactaataatactaataatattaccactactactgctactactactactaataataataataataccactactactgctgctactactgatcATAATAATATTATCTCTACTAATgctaccactaataataataccACAACAACTAATcataataatattactactactactactgatattactactactaatacgagtattattactactgctactaccaccaaTAATAActatattaccactactacttctactactactaataataatattaacactactacttctgctactactaataataactatattaccactaccactgctactactaataataataatattaacactactgctgcaactactactactgctacttctaccaATCATTTCTAtattaccactactattactactactactaataatgacaacaataataatattactactattactattaataataatactatgaacactactaataataatacaattaccactactactgctactactactactaataacactattaattatagtaataataatattactattactactactactactaatactaatattaACAGTATTATTActtatgctactactactaataacaacaacaacaataataataataataataataattccactactaatactaatactactaataatactattaataatatttctcctcctactactactactactactaataataatattacactactactactactactactactactactactaataataataataatcataatattattactactactactactgccactactactactgctaaaaaaacaataatattactactactactactacttctacttctactactactaattctaataataatattactactactactactactaatactattactaaacataaaaataatattactactactactaataataataatattactactactacttctgctactactactactgctaaaaataataataatattactactactactactgctaataatattactactactactactattactactactactactactagtagtagtaataataataataatagtaacaataatttactacttctactactactaataataataattatattactattatgactactactactactaaaaatattactactactactgctttacTTCTACTCCTACTACttctaatattactactactactaataataatattacttctactactacttccactactactactattaatactactactactacttataataataataataataattattattattatattatttttactactactactactactaatacatttactactcctactgctactactacaatgctaataataataataattttacaactgtaataatattactactactactacttttgcTACTGCGACTATTGCTATAAttgaataataatattaatactactactactactactcctaataataataatattactattactactactgctaataatattactactactactactactactatggctactaataataatattactactactactactactaataataataataatattactactactactactactactactactaataataataataataataatattactactactactacttctgctacctctactactgctaaaaataataataatactactactgctactgctaataatattactactactactactactagaacaactactactactaataataataattatatactactactactactactactactactaataataataataatattacgaCTGCTACTGCTTTACtggtactgctactactactaaaattactactactactactactactactactaataataataataatagtactactactactaccactactactaataataataacgaataataataatcattattattatattactactactactgccactactactactaataattataataatattactactactactagtacatttactactactactgctactacttctatgctaataataataataataattttacgactataataatattactactactgctactactactactactaataataataataataaatatataatattactactactactactaataataatattactactactactacttctgctactgctactattgctaaaaagaataataatattactactactactactaataataatactactactactactactactactactacgacaactacaaataatattactactactgctactaataataatattatcactactactactactactaataatattaacaataatactaatactattaccactacaactgctactactactaataataataataatattaccactacaactactactactactactagtactactactaatattaccactactactactactactaataataataataatattaccactactactaataataataataatattaccactactactaccactactactacaactactaataataacattactactactactgctttactgctactgctactactactaataataatattactactactacttctactaataataataatattactactactactactactactaatacatttactactactactgctactactactatgctaataataataataattttacaaCTATaaaaatattactactactactactaccaataataataataataataatattactactactacacataatactaatattattactactactactgctaataataataatagtattactactgctacttctgctactactctactgctaaaaaaataataatattactgttactactactagtaataatattactactactactactactactactactattaataataattataatattactactactactaataataataataataataattataataataattataatattacgaatactactactaataataatattaatattacgacaactactactactactaccattaatAATTATAATAACTACTACAACTAGTACTCAGCTATTACTCTTCTAACTCTATTTCTACTACTAACTCTACTcttcctcctactactactactcccactaATAATATTATtttgactactactactactaataataataataatattacgaatactactactactaccaataataatattacgactactactactgctaataataataatagtaccactactactactactaataataatactattacgaatactactactaataaaaatattactactactactactactactattaataataatacagatattactaccactaccactaataataatacaaatattactactactacaactaataataataatatttctactgctactactactactactactactaataataatattacgaatactactactactaccaataataatattacgactactactactgataataataataatagtaccactactactaccaataataataatactattacgaatactactactaataaaaatattactactactactactactactattaataataatacagatattactactactaccactaataataatacaaatattactactactacaacttataataataatattactactactactactactactactactaataataataataatattacttctcccactaataataataatattactacctctactactaataataataataatattactaccactgctactactactactactactaataataataataataataataacgataataacaataatattactactactactactaataataataatattaataataataacgaTAATAAcaatactattactattactactactaataataataatattactaccactactactactactactataataataataataataataataacgataataacaataatattactactactactactactaataataacgataataacaataatattactacttctactacttctactactaataataataatattactgctactactgctactactactactactactactactaataataataataactactaCAACTAGTACTCAGCTACTACAATTCTAACTCTATttctactgctaccactactctTCCTCAAACTATATTCTGactcctactgctactactactaataccaccactaatactactactactgccaatACAACTACCACTACTTCAACTgctcctgctactactactactaataataataataatctactgCTCCTCCTCTAACAATAGTCTTACTAATTATACTTATACTACTATTActtctctactactactactactctaatGCTATTCCCACTACTAATAGGATCGACCCGGTGGAACAGCAGAGCAGGCTCGGTCTCCTCCACCGCTCAGCGTCCTTTGTCCCTCATCCTGTTGAGCACAGTGAGTCTTCCTCCTCCACCCACCACCTCCTTATCCCCAAGGCCACTCTTACACCGATCTTCCGTCAGCTCTGCTCCTCGATACAGTGCATCAGACAGGCCTCCCAGCCTCCTGCCAGCCTGGAGAAATCACACAGCATGCCTGACTTCTCCTCTCAGGTAGCTGGGTTCACATGTTTATTAGGAATAGTCGTGTTGTTGTTCTTAGCCATAGGATTGTTTCTGCTGATTTATTTGTATTGTATGGCTTCTGTGTTTTTATGAATCGATGACTAACTGACAGATTAATAATTCTAACTCCTTCACACAAATAAGCGCCAGCTTGCCAAACAGCAGGATAGAACCTAAGGAATGGTTTGACAGACTAGACACAAGCTAAAGATGAgaattcttcttcttcatccttttcgtcttcttctacttcttcttcttcttctccaggTGTCATCGGTGTTCGGCTCGTCCTCCAAGGCGCTGATGTCCTTCCTGTCGGTGTCCACCCTGAAGGACACCCTGTCGTCAGCCctgggaaaaggaggaggaggagagttttGTAGAGGGAACTCTAACAGCGGGTCGGAGGCCCTCCTGGTGATGCAGTCGCTCCAGAAGATCTCCACCATGGAGGACGAGGAACAGCAGAGAGCCAGCCTGGCCAGCCTGCAGAGCCGGACATCTGATCAGCTGAAGGACAGCTGGAGAGACTTCCAGGAAAGGAGCAGTGAAATGGGAGACAGGGAAAGTCCTCCTCTGTCTCCGAGCACCAACCAGGAGTTCGCCTTGGATGTGGAGTCTGAGGCGGGTGACGAGAACGGAGGACGGTTGGGTATCGAGGAGCTCATGGAGGAACTTAACATGCCCCAGGAACTCAGGGATGAGGTGTCGTCgttggtggagggagagagaacagtgcaATACGCCATGAGGTCTCCAATGTTAGGGGGCAGCGTCAGTGATATGTCTTATGCTGTTGACACTGAGGTAGACAAAGTAGAGTGTGATGAGATTGAGGAACTAGAGGTGTTTGAGGAAGATGTCAAGAAGATACCTGATAACTGGCCTGGGTCTGAAGCTTCTCAACCCAGACCTTcagctgaagaggaggaggaggggaagcaggagggagaggaaaatgaggaggagcagaaggaggaggaacaggaggaggaggtgcaggaggaggagggggagggtttGGATGCTAGGGAGAGAAGAGACTTCCCACAAACAGAAGCAACAGCCATTCACTCTGAGGAGGTCAGCGCTGCAGATCAGACACAAGATGTTAATAAAGCCATAGAATCAGGCATCAGGGAATCAAAGTTGATGTCAGTAAAGTCAATTGCTTCAGTGAAGTCAGAACCAACACTACAGTCGGGTGTTGATATACTTTCAGATCCTGTCAGGagggagtcaacagaaaccaagTCAATTCAGTCAATGAAGTCATTGCTATCAGTACAGTCACTGAGGTCAGTAAAGTCATTACAGTCACTGAAGTCATTAGAGACGGATGATGGTTTACTAATTGAGCCTGAAACAGAAAGAGAGTCAATGAAGTCCAAGTCAATGCAGTCATTGAAGTCAGTACAGTCATTGAAGTCAGTGACGTCATTGAAATCAGCAAAGTCAGTACAGTCAATGCAGTCAATTAACTCAGAAATGTCATTGAAGTCAGTGAAGTCAGAGCCTGATATTGGTGGACTATCAGACCCTGACAGGATGGAGTCAAAAGAGAGAGAGTCAATGAAGTCATTGCTTTCAGTACAGTCATTACTTTCAGTACAGTCATTGCTTTCAGTACAGTCATTGCTTTCAGTACAGTCATTGAAGTCAGTACAGTCATTGAAGTCAGTACAGTCATTGAAGTCAGTACAGTCATTGAAGTCAGTAAAGTCAGCTCAGTCATTGAAGTCAGTACAGTCATTGAAGTCAGTAAAGTCAGCTCAGTCATTGAAGTCAGTACAGTCATTGAAGTCGGTACAGTCATTGAAATCAGTAAAGACATCCCAAGATGTTAGTTCATTAACAGAATCAGGCATGAGGGAATCAAAGTCAATGTCAATGCTGTCAATGAAGTCTATTCAGTCATTGAAATCAGTAAAGTCAGAGAATTCAATTACAACAGTAAAGTCAGTACAGTCACTGAAATCACCAGCAGAGGTAGAGTCTGAAGTATCAGTTTCAATGAAGTCAGCAAAGTCAGTTCAGTCATTGAAGTCAGTACAGTCAGCTCAGTCATTGAAGTCAGTAAAGTCAGCTCAGTCATTGAAGTCAGTACAGTCAGCTCAGTCATTGAAGTCAGTAAAGTCAGCTCAGTCATTGAAGTCAGTACAGTCAGCTCAGTCATTGAAGTCAGCTCAGTCAGCTCAGTCATTGAAGTCAGTAAAGTCAGCTCAGTCATTGAAGTCAGTAAAGTCAGCTCAGTCATTGAAGTCAGTAAAGTCAGCTCAGTCATTGAAGTCAGTAAAGTCAGCTCAGTCATTGAAGTCAGCTCAGTCATTGAAGTCAGCTCAGTCATTGAAGTCAGTAAAGTCAGCTCAGTCATTGAAGTCAGTAAAGTCAGCTCAGTCATTGAAGTCAGCTCAGTCAGCTTCTGAAGTATCTAGTCCAGCTGGTTCTGTTCATGAGAAAGATGTGGAGGAAGGATATGATGCTGAGGTGGAGGATGAgaaagaagaggtggaggaggaagatgtggaggtggaggatgtgaaagaagaggtggaggaggaagatgaggaggtggaggatgagaaagaagaggtggaggaggaggaggaggaggaggtggaggatgagaaagaagaggtggaggaggaagatgtggaggtggaggatgagaaagaagaggtggaggaggaagatgaggaggtggaggatgagatagaagaggtggaggaagatGTGGAGGTGGAGGATGAGAAAGAAGAGGTggatgaggaagatgaggaggtggaggatgagaaagaagaggtggaggatgagaaagaagaggtggaggaggaggtggaggatgagaaagaagaggtgggggaggaggtcgaggaggagaaagaagaggtggaggaggaagatgaggaggtggaggatgagaaagaagaggtggatgaggaggaggtggagggggtagttaaggtggaggaggaggaggatgagaaagaagaggtggaggagggagttaaggtggaggaggaggaggtggaggaggatgagaaagaagaggaggagggtgaaaaggcacagaatggagagaagggagataatgaggaagaggaggagaaatacGAGGAGTTGGTTGAGGAGGAAGTTAAGGATATGGAGGGAGATtatgagggggaggaggaaagggtggaggaggaaggggaggaaggagatgagcaggaggagacagaggaggaggagggtgaggaagtTGAGAGGCAGAGGAAGGAGTTAGCagaaaaggaagaggagggagaaggtgaagaagatgaggaggagaaaaaggaggagagagaagaggtgggggaagaggagaaggaagaagtGGTGGAGAGTGAGGACAAAAGATCTGAATCAGACTTTGAAGAGGGCAGGAGTGTTGATAGTCATCCATCCTCAGATAACAAAGTCTGTTCCAGTGGCAGGATGTTAGATGAAGTCTGTTATATAGAAGAACGAGGtttagaagaggagggagaggagaaggaggaggaccagggcaGCTGTGAAGAGCAGAATTATGACGAGGGGGAgcaggtggaggaagaggaggcagcAGAGGTTGGGTCTGAAGTATCAATGTCAAGGAAGTCAATTAAGTCTTTAAAGTCAGATAATTCAGTAAAGTCAGAGAAATCTGTAATGTCTGAGAAATCAATGAAATCCGTAAATTCAGAAAAGTCAATGACTTCAAGGCAGTCTGTAAAGTCAGATAAGTCTGTAAAGTCAGATAAATCTGAGGTAGAGTGTAAAGTCTCAGAACACGAGGAGGTTGACGTAGTGTCCAACAACTCCTCCTCTAGAGCCATATACCTCTGTGGTGTCAAAGATCAGGGTCTAGACACCTCCAACGAACTAAAGACTGACgaaggagaggaagatgaggatgaggatgaggaagaaAAGGTCAGAGGTAAAGACTGCTCCCATCCTGTTGAGATATCTCAGGAGCTTCTAGACTTTGTCAACACTGCTCTGAAGTCCTCCTCCCTGATGTTCACCTACGACCCTAAGGGTAACCTGCGGATCGAACCGGAGGGGGCAACCAGAGTCGTCCATACCAAACAGATGGTTATATTTAACGGGTGCGTCGACAGCCAGTACGGCCTGAAGAGACTGCCCAGCCCCAACACCTCTGACCTGTCTGACTACAGACCTGAGACATCCAGCAGCGGAGGGTACAAGACCCAGGGGTCAGTGGACATGTCAACGGAGAGCGGAGATGAAGACAAGGAAGAGGCAGGGAGACACTCGCCTGGCTTTCGACGTATCAGACAGACTAGTGACAAGCAGAGTAAAGCCAGTACTACCTCTCTGGAGCTCTGGGCCTCTAAACCCTCGGTAGAAATGAAAGCAGATCAGTTAAGGAGCCCTGAGAGTCTTGAAGGGAAGAGGCCCACAGGGAGCTTTGAGTCTTGTCACTCTGGGGCTAAAGTCTGTGGGGAGAGCCTGTCGTACGTCAGCGGGTCCAGCTCAGTGAAGACAGAACCAGGACCAGAGCTGGTCAGGATGATCGATCAGGGACGTTGGCTATTTAAGGAGGGGGACTCTCCTGAAGGGGTGGGAGGAGCGTGGCAGAGCGCAGCAGACTCTAAGAGCCTCCCTGACTCTAGTGAGGGGGTTCTGATTGACCAAGGGCGCTGGCTTCTTAAGGAGAATCACCTAATCAGGAAGTCTCCCCCGGTTCCCATGGGGATGTATGGTAACCTTGACAACACATCCGTGGATACAACCCTCAGTGAGGAGGCTCCAGCCTACGaccacctctcctccacctccctccaccatcaccaccacctcaaccccctgtctgtcctctcctcctccgagCTAGAGGAGCTGGCCCGACCTCCGACCCCTAAGTGCACCTATTATAACATGTCCCACAGCAGCGACTCAGACCCCTTCCTTGACAATCTCAGTCTCAACGGGAACGGGGCCAGGGAGAGGTCAGAGAGCAAGGATCAGGGATTGCAGGGCAGGTCTAAGAGGGAGACAGTTGTGGACACATCCCGGACCTGGGCGAGGAA carries:
- the LOC139375760 gene encoding retinitis pigmentosa 1-like 1 protein, translating into MSSTPLHEQEAQVLQQGGGQGGEVVPSGSVASRPPQPHSDPQASRRVCFYKSGDPQFGGHRMVINARTFKTFDALLDALSKKVPLPFGVRTITTPRGSHPVRGLEELQNGGSYVCSDQRKVKPLNLDMANRRQPPWNTTTRPVSGGRRAQRGSRGVPGDINRPADSRIRTPKRLIVFKNRDPSVRRTVVLQRRTAPTYDALLDYLSVIMQFPVLKLYTPDGSRVEGLPALILCSGVVVASGNEPFRPGNYDFLRPTQPAAALSFNSDSIEPTRLKPLTENKTSLSSGRRSRNFSLSSERYFVNQINKSVNDSSYGQPVRLPENMETELNQRKTGGSIDMETETYQLVEDNGKTSIVPQDDDIEKSFRVNQDGSMTVEMKVRLTIKEEEMIHWTTTLSRSSVVTNHKLGAKSVSTPQSPDNNVEAKDPNIGLSEDETKESNHPSRNAERDVAFSGTDGGGTDSGGGGRAGSLKAHPRQKRMPTPGLRQVKKKQASVESVTTVTETGVQETSLGTFSYTECMADGETTEGYCVVRQSSSSSRLPAIPPVPKPRKSGSAGASRAIRTSSHSSLRSSGVAEVMQIQNNGNGREITETVMHIYERRQSSYDNYYANALGAGYGTCGEGGGGYAGEAGYGGGCGGGSNPIPRSKPASSDSGPRSSVDLTRPSSTSDSLNQQRDEILSLSSEPTSPSQNVTLPFQKQPEIISNKLASFPDNEAYAASESYTGSSPKETEWPEPKVLECSDTNEFECSETKEFGCSERKELGCSETKEFGCSETKEFGCSETKELGCSERKELGCSETKELGCSERKELGCSGRKELECSKTVAKEEKGVEADALEENNKKRTVKRNGIQISPTSTTSSKSRQKDSVAGSVRSTKNTFSPASTEKKSGSATGSEQILSATESDSQVSQRSREKVEKNINYIPVKNGPLVLNINLKDSEKRGLASEKQLNIGEKFGRGQRSQKVNTAKYSRQKTQPRKNVFYVSPARQTDIGETDIHTDTGQTDRQTDSRQIVRQTGRKMASQPTRKTLAKQRSMSNEDRTKSPKQTLLSESFSMPVLHPPLAPSGVHQYVENWLQNIAPESIPYVPYMEEGGQDTEETEPRTKVNMEDEGQDTGEAEPRTKVNMEDEGQDTGEAEPRTKVIFQIGADSDVESEVKSDYPEDQHLPQGGDHLSVGGMSMSCLSVPVSYAEAQVDLSNPQRTRKLCSSMPSVRIDPVEQQSRLGLLHRSASFVPHPVEHSESSSSTHHLLIPKATLTPIFRQLCSSIQCIRQASQPPASLEKSHSMPDFSSQVSSVFGSSSKALMSFLSVSTLKDTLSSALGKGGGGEFCRGNSNSGSEALLVMQSLQKISTMEDEEQQRASLASLQSRTSDQLKDSWRDFQERSSEMGDRESPPLSPSTNQEFALDVESEAGDENGGRLGIEELMEELNMPQELRDEVSSLVEGERTVQYAMRSPMLGGSVSDMSYAVDTEVDKVECDEIEELEVFEEDVKKIPDNWPGSEASQPRPSAEEEEEGKQEGEENEEEQKEEEQEEEVQEEEGEGLDARERRDFPQTEATAIHSEEVSAADQTQDVNKAIESGIRESKLMSVKSIASVKSEPTLQSGVDILSDPVRRESTETKSIQSMKSLLSVQSLRSVKSLQSLKSLETDDGLLIEPETERESMKSKSMQSLKSVQSLKSVTSLKSAKSVQSMQSINSEMSLKSVKSEPDIGGLSDPDRMESKERESMKSLLSVQSLLSVQSLLSVQSLLSVQSLKSVQSLKSVQSLKSVQSLKSVKSAQSLKSVQSLKSVKSAQSLKSVQSLKSVQSLKSVKTSQDVSSLTESGMRESKSMSMLSMKSIQSLKSVKSENSITTVKSVQSLKSPAEVESEVSVSMKSAKSVQSLKSVQSAQSLKSVKSAQSLKSVQSAQSLKSVKSAQSLKSVQSAQSLKSAQSAQSLKSVKSAQSLKSVKSAQSLKSVKSAQSLKSVKSAQSLKSAQSLKSAQSLKSVKSAQSLKSVKSAQSLKSAQSASEVSSPAGSVHEKDVEEGYDAEVEDEKEEVEEEDVEVEDVKEEVEEEDEEVEDEKEEVEEEEEEEVEDEKEEVEEEDVEVEDEKEEVEEEDEEVEDEIEEVEEDVEVEDEKEEVDEEDEEVEDEKEEVEDEKEEVEEEVEDEKEEVGEEVEEEKEEVEEEDEEVEDEKEEVDEEEVEGVVKVEEEEDEKEEVEEGVKVEEEEVEEDEKEEEEGEKAQNGEKGDNEEEEEKYEELVEEEVKDMEGDYEGEEERVEEEGEEGDEQEETEEEEGEEVERQRKELAEKEEEGEGEEDEEEKKEEREEVGEEEKEEVVESEDKRSESDFEEGRSVDSHPSSDNKVCSSGRMLDEVCYIEERGLEEEGEEKEEDQGSCEEQNYDEGEQVEEEEAAEVGSEVSMSRKSIKSLKSDNSVKSEKSVMSEKSMKSVNSEKSMTSRQSVKSDKSVKSDKSEVECKVSEHEEVDVVSNNSSSRAIYLCGVKDQGLDTSNELKTDEGEEDEDEDEEEKVRGKDCSHPVEISQELLDFVNTALKSSSLMFTYDPKGNLRIEPEGATRVVHTKQMVIFNGCVDSQYGLKRLPSPNTSDLSDYRPETSSSGGYKTQGSVDMSTESGDEDKEEAGRHSPGFRRIRQTSDKQSKASTTSLELWASKPSVEMKADQLRSPESLEGKRPTGSFESCHSGAKVCGESLSYVSGSSSVKTEPGPELVRMIDQGRWLFKEGDSPEGVGGAWQSAADSKSLPDSSEGVLIDQGRWLLKENHLIRKSPPVPMGMYGNLDNTSVDTTLSEEAPAYDHLSSTSLHHHHHLNPLSVLSSSELEELARPPTPKCTYYNMSHSSDSDPFLDNLSLNGNGARERSESKDQGLQGRSKRETVVDTSRTWARKNGSMSSFASVEFRMRDGRVHPEAGLGGSESAVEPSSRTAVGMSGRSRALQVQSSLESLRCGPYCPIL